The following proteins are encoded in a genomic region of Lemur catta isolate mLemCat1 chromosome 10, mLemCat1.pri, whole genome shotgun sequence:
- the LCN8 gene encoding epididymal-specific lipocalin-8 isoform X3 produces MLVPGDCTRLHARTLSPNKSPGAAGAELPTSPDPAMEARLLRAVLGIFLVFRAQVEAAMVDLDLQKLVGFWREVGLASDQNLALKAPKRVEGLFLTASGSDLTVKAAYNNSGSCETEKIVGSEIDISGKFAFPGHREIHVLDTDYSGYAILRVSLRWQGRDFHVFKYFTRSLEDDDPLGFWRFRELTADTGLYLAARHGECAKLLKEGLQGLSGP; encoded by the exons ATGTTGGTCCCCGGGGATTGCACACGCTTGCACGCTCGCACTCTCTCTCCAAATAAAAGCCCAGGTGCTGCGGGAGCAGAGCTGCCCACGAGCCCAGACCCTGCCATGGAGGCCCGGCTGCTGCGCGCCGTCCTGGGCATCTTCCTGGTGTTCCGGGCACAGGTGGAGGCGGCCATGGTGGACCTAGACCTGCAGAAG CTTGTTGGGTTCTGGCGGGAAGTCGGTCTGGCCTCGGACCAAAACCTGGCACTGAAGGCCCCGAAGAGAGTGGAGGGCTTGTTCCTCACCGCGAGCGGGAGTGACCTGACCGTGAAGGCCGCGTATAACAA CTCAGGAAGCTGTGAGACAGAAAAAATAGTGGGCTCAGAAATAGACATTTCAGGGAAATTTGCTTTTCCTG GCCACAGGGAGATCCACGTGCTGGACACGGACTACTCGGGCTACGCGATCCTGAGGGTGTCCCTCCGCTGGCAGGGCAGGGACTTCCACGTGTTCAAGTACTTCA CTCGGAGCCTGGAGGACGATGACCCGCTGGGATTCTGGAGGTTCCGAGAGTTGACAGCGGACACTGGGCTCTACCTGGCAGCCCGGCACG GGGAGTGCGCCAAGCTCCTGAAGGAG GGCCTCCAGGGGCTGAGCGGGCCCTGA
- the LCN10 gene encoding epididymal-specific lipocalin-10 isoform X2: MHMWGPGVRAVRSESLAASMGPLGTWRPLPSPDPASLQPSPGQTPTMGRAQGDVKVTSSLAGRGERVRMRPGPPVLLLALALALAAGPPSQEWSPREAHTLNWNKLSGFWYILAVATDAQGFLPAKDKRKLGAAVLRVHKRGQLKVVVAFNRPQGCQSQEVTLRKDRKKAVFRNTLRGVKAFHVLSTDYSYGLVYLQLGRAARTHRTLLLFHRQNVSSFQSLKEFMDKCDILALSEAAVILPKDATCAHTILP; the protein is encoded by the exons ATGCACATGTGGGGACCTGGGGTCAGGGCAGTGAGGAGTGAGTCTCTGGCAGCCTCGATGGGGCCTCTGGGCACGTGGCGGCCCCTGCCAAGCCCAGACCCCgcctccctccagcccagcccaggccagaCACCCACCATGGGGCGGGCACAGGGAGATGTAAAGGTGACGTCCAGCCTGGCTGGCCGAGGAGAAAGGGTGAGGATGAGGCCGGGGCCACCGGTCCTGCTGTTGGCGCTGGCGCTGGCCCTGGCTGCGGGGCCCCCGTCGCAGGAGTGGTCCCCCAGGGAGGCCCACACCCTCAACTGGAACAAG CTTTCAGGCTTCTGGTACATTCTGGCTGTCGCCACGGACGCACAGGGGTTCTTGCCAGCCAAAGACAAAAGGAAGCTGGGGGCGGCTGTGCTGCGGGTGCACAAGAGGGGCCAGCTCAAGGTGGTTGTCGCCTTTAACCG GCCGCAGGGGTGCCAGTCCCAGGAGGTGACCCTGAGGAAGGACAGGAAGAAGGCCGTGTTCAGGAATACCT TGAGAGGGGTGAAGGCCTTCCACGTGCTGTCCACCGACTACAGCTACGGCCTGGTCTACCTCCAGCTGGGCCGGGCAGCCCGCACCCACAGGACCCTGCTGCTCTTCC ACAGACAGAACGTGTCAAGCTTCCAGAGTCTGAAAGAATTCATGGACAAGTGCGACATCTTGGCGCTCAGCGAGGCCGCTGTCATTCTCCCAAAAGACG CGACCTGTGCACACACCATCCTGCCGTGA
- the GLT6D1 gene encoding putative glycosyltransferase 6 domain-containing protein 1: protein MNSKRRILLLISSVLSLILVDRYFRNQVEPRLSDWFTPRNRPDVITTTDWLAPVMWDGTFDRQALEKYYRRQNITVGLAVFATGRFADEHLRSFLQTANKHFMAGHRVVFYIIADILFHLPAVELDPLRTLKVLPVGRESRWRDPNLVHMRSLGEYMVRRIRAEVDFLFSMTVNQVFQNEFGVEALGASVAQLHPWWYFRNSRNFPYERKPDSAAYIPFGQGDFYYDSSIVGGTPHNVLNFIEKYLGGVIHDLERGLNSTYERHLNKYFFLNKPTKLLSPEYNWDAAFYPPDEIHYVRVVHYSESRFDSPPGFAN, encoded by the exons GAACCAAGTAGAACCTCGGCTCTCAGACTGGTTTACACCTAG AAATCGCCCTGATGTCATAACCACAACGGACTGGCTCGCTCCGGTCATGTGGGACGGGACTTTCGACAGACAAGCCCTGGAAAAGTATTACAGACGGCAGAACATCACCGTGGGCCTGGCTGTCTTTGCTACCGGCAG GTTCGCAGACGAGCACCTGAGGTCGTTCCTGCAGACGGCGAACAAGCACTTCATGGCCGGCCACAGAGTCGTCTTCTACATCATCGCGGACATCCTCTTCCACCTGCCGGCCGTGGAGCTGGACCCTCTGCGCACGCTCAAGGTGCTTCCGGTCGGCAGGGAGAGCCGGTGGCGCGACCCCAACCTCGTGCACATGAGGAGCCTGGGGGAGTACATGGTGAGACGCATCCGGGCCGAGGTGGACTTCCTGTTCAGCATGACGGTCAACCAGGTGTTCCAGAACGAGTTTGGGGTGGAGGCGCTGGGCGCGTCCGTGGCTCAGCTCCACCCGTGGTGGTATTTCAGAAACAGCAGGAACTTCCCCTACGAGAGGAAGCCGGACTCGGCAGCGTACATTCCCTTCGGACAGGGAGACTTCTACTACGACAGCTCCATCGTCGGCGGCACGCCCCATAACGTCTTGAACTTCATCGAGAAATACCTGGGCGGTGTCATTCATGACCTCGAGAGGGGACTCAACAGCACCTACGAGAGGCACCTAAACAAATACTTCTTCCTCAATAAGCCCACCAAGCTGCTGTCGCCGGAATACAACTGGGACGCTGCCTTCTACCCGCCGGATGAGATCCACTACGTGCGGGTCGTGCATTACTCTGAAAGCAGATTTGACTCTCCCCCGGGGTTTGCCAACTGA
- the LOC123645614 gene encoding beta-lactoglobulin isoform X2: MERGILGDRVGQQGWQLLGAAGVDQGQRAGGGAATLAMALARPPLLLLVLGLGLAGAQKTLEEVPVQPGFEAQKVEGRWLTLRLAASHGNLVSPADPLRLSLHSIRTGAGGDVEFLLLWRGAGVCGGENVTVHPTQLPGQYHGSFEGGSMHVRFVSTDYSNLILHVRFEDEEVTSLWVLLARRKLEDPQWLGKYLGYVEKFHLQEAPVSNIGGQCPPPQA; encoded by the exons ATGGAGCGTGGCATTTTGGGGGACCGGGTGGGACAGCAGGGCTGGCAGCTGCTTGGGGCTGCCGGAGTTGACCAGGGACAGAGAGCCGGCGGGGGAGCCGCCACCCTGGCCATGGCCCTGGCCAGACCACCTCTCCTGCTGCTGGTGCTGGGCCTAGGCCTGGCCGGCGCCCAGAAGACGCTAGAAGAAGTGCCGGTGCAGCCGGGCTTTGAGGCACAGAAG GTGGAGGGACGCTGGCTCACCCTTCGGCTGGCTGCCAGCCATGGAAACCTGGTGTCCCCGGCGGACCCCCTGAGGCTCTCTCTCCACTCCATCCGCACGGGGGCCGGTGGGGACGTGGAGTTCCTGCTGCTCTGGAG AGGAGCGGGGGTGTGTGGAGGAGAAAACGTCACTGTCCACCCTACCCAGCTGCCAGGCCAGTACCACGGCTCCT TTGAGGGGGGCAGCATGCACGTCCGCTTTGTCAGCACCGACTACAGCAACCTCATCCTGCACGTGCGCTTCGAGGACGAGGAGGTCACCAGCCTGTGGGTGCTGCTGG CCAGAAGGAAGCTCGAGGACCCCCAGTGGCTGGGGAAGTACCTTGGGTACGTGGAGAAATTCCACCTGCAGGAAGCTCCGGTCTCCAACATAGGTG gCCAatgcccccctccccaggcctag
- the LCN6 gene encoding epididymal-specific lipocalin-6, which translates to MVCWGMWASGRMGRLLLALLLALASMPRAQAVWLGRLDPKQLLGPWYVLAVASRERGFAVEKDVRDIEGVVVTLTPGNSLKVLSSRRGLEGCNQNVVELLKRDSGWVFENPALGVLEYRVLGTNFRDYAIIFTQLEFGDEAFNTVELYSRSETASQEALGLFSKWSEGLGFLSQQQAQLRKDLTCARRILQ; encoded by the exons ATGGTGTGCTGGGGCATGTGGGCCTCTGGGCGGATGGGGCGCCTGCTGCTGGCCCTTCTTCTGGCTTTGGCCTCCatgcccagggcccaggctgtgTGGCTGGGCAGGCTGGACCCCAAGCAG CTTCTCGGGCCCTGGTATGTCCTTGCTGTGGCCTCCCGTGAAAGGGGCTTTGCTGTGGAGAAGGACGTGAGGGACATTGAAGGGGTCGTGGTGACGCTCACTCCAGGAAACAGCCTGAAGGTGCTGTCCTCCCGGCGCGG GCTGGAGGGGTGCAACCAGAATGTTGTGGAGTTGCTGAAACGAGACTCCGGATGGGTGTTTGAGAACCCCG CCCTGGGCGTGCTGGAGTACCGCGTGCTGGGCACTAACTTCAGAGACTACGCCATCATCTTCACCCAGCTCGAGTTTGGGGACGAGGCCTTCAATACCGTGGAGCTATACA GTCGCAGCGAGACAGCCAGCCAGGAGGCCTTGGGGCTCTTCTCCAAGTGGAGCGAGGGCCTGGGCTTCCTGTCTCAGCAGCAGGCCCAGCTGCGCAAGGACC TCACCTGTGCGCGCAGGATCCTGCAG TGA
- the LCN8 gene encoding epididymal-specific lipocalin-8 isoform X1, producing MLVPGDCTRLHARTLSPNKSPGAAGAELPTSPDPAMEARLLRAVLGIFLVFRAQVEAAMVDLDLQKLVGFWREVGLASDQNLALKAPKRVEGLFLTASGSDLTVKAAYNNSGSCETEKIVGSEIDISGKFAFPEGLPANPALAPEGHREIHVLDTDYSGYAILRVSLRWQGRDFHVFKYFTRSLEDDDPLGFWRFRELTADTGLYLAARHGECAKLLKEGLQGLSGP from the exons ATGTTGGTCCCCGGGGATTGCACACGCTTGCACGCTCGCACTCTCTCTCCAAATAAAAGCCCAGGTGCTGCGGGAGCAGAGCTGCCCACGAGCCCAGACCCTGCCATGGAGGCCCGGCTGCTGCGCGCCGTCCTGGGCATCTTCCTGGTGTTCCGGGCACAGGTGGAGGCGGCCATGGTGGACCTAGACCTGCAGAAG CTTGTTGGGTTCTGGCGGGAAGTCGGTCTGGCCTCGGACCAAAACCTGGCACTGAAGGCCCCGAAGAGAGTGGAGGGCTTGTTCCTCACCGCGAGCGGGAGTGACCTGACCGTGAAGGCCGCGTATAACAA CTCAGGAAGCTGTGAGACAGAAAAAATAGTGGGCTCAGAAATAGACATTTCAGGGAAATTTGCTTTTCCTG AAGGTCTCCCCGCCAACCCCGCGCTGGCTCCCGAAGGCCACAGGGAGATCCACGTGCTGGACACGGACTACTCGGGCTACGCGATCCTGAGGGTGTCCCTCCGCTGGCAGGGCAGGGACTTCCACGTGTTCAAGTACTTCA CTCGGAGCCTGGAGGACGATGACCCGCTGGGATTCTGGAGGTTCCGAGAGTTGACAGCGGACACTGGGCTCTACCTGGCAGCCCGGCACG GGGAGTGCGCCAAGCTCCTGAAGGAG GGCCTCCAGGGGCTGAGCGGGCCCTGA
- the LCN8 gene encoding epididymal-specific lipocalin-8 isoform X4: protein MLVPGDCTRLHARTLSPNKSPGAAGAELPTSPDPAMEARLLRAVLGIFLVFRAQVEAAMVDLDLQKLVGFWREVGLASDQNLALKAPKRVEGLFLTASGSDLTVKAAYNNSGSCETEKIVGSEIDISGKFAFPGHREIHVLDTDYSGYAILRVSLRWQGRDFHVFKYFTRSLEDDDPLGFWRFRELTADTGLYLAARHGECAKLLKEELI from the exons ATGTTGGTCCCCGGGGATTGCACACGCTTGCACGCTCGCACTCTCTCTCCAAATAAAAGCCCAGGTGCTGCGGGAGCAGAGCTGCCCACGAGCCCAGACCCTGCCATGGAGGCCCGGCTGCTGCGCGCCGTCCTGGGCATCTTCCTGGTGTTCCGGGCACAGGTGGAGGCGGCCATGGTGGACCTAGACCTGCAGAAG CTTGTTGGGTTCTGGCGGGAAGTCGGTCTGGCCTCGGACCAAAACCTGGCACTGAAGGCCCCGAAGAGAGTGGAGGGCTTGTTCCTCACCGCGAGCGGGAGTGACCTGACCGTGAAGGCCGCGTATAACAA CTCAGGAAGCTGTGAGACAGAAAAAATAGTGGGCTCAGAAATAGACATTTCAGGGAAATTTGCTTTTCCTG GCCACAGGGAGATCCACGTGCTGGACACGGACTACTCGGGCTACGCGATCCTGAGGGTGTCCCTCCGCTGGCAGGGCAGGGACTTCCACGTGTTCAAGTACTTCA CTCGGAGCCTGGAGGACGATGACCCGCTGGGATTCTGGAGGTTCCGAGAGTTGACAGCGGACACTGGGCTCTACCTGGCAGCCCGGCACG GGGAGTGCGCCAAGCTCCTGAAGGAG GAGCTGATTTAG
- the LCN8 gene encoding epididymal-specific lipocalin-8 isoform X2 gives MLVPGDCTRLHARTLSPNKSPGAAGAELPTSPDPAMEARLLRAVLGIFLVFRAQVEAAMVDLDLQKLVGFWREVGLASDQNLALKAPKRVEGLFLTASGSDLTVKAAYNNSGSCETEKIVGSEIDISGKFAFPEGLPANPALAPEGHREIHVLDTDYSGYAILRVSLRWQGRDFHVFKYFTRSLEDDDPLGFWRFRELTADTGLYLAARHGECAKLLKEELI, from the exons ATGTTGGTCCCCGGGGATTGCACACGCTTGCACGCTCGCACTCTCTCTCCAAATAAAAGCCCAGGTGCTGCGGGAGCAGAGCTGCCCACGAGCCCAGACCCTGCCATGGAGGCCCGGCTGCTGCGCGCCGTCCTGGGCATCTTCCTGGTGTTCCGGGCACAGGTGGAGGCGGCCATGGTGGACCTAGACCTGCAGAAG CTTGTTGGGTTCTGGCGGGAAGTCGGTCTGGCCTCGGACCAAAACCTGGCACTGAAGGCCCCGAAGAGAGTGGAGGGCTTGTTCCTCACCGCGAGCGGGAGTGACCTGACCGTGAAGGCCGCGTATAACAA CTCAGGAAGCTGTGAGACAGAAAAAATAGTGGGCTCAGAAATAGACATTTCAGGGAAATTTGCTTTTCCTG AAGGTCTCCCCGCCAACCCCGCGCTGGCTCCCGAAGGCCACAGGGAGATCCACGTGCTGGACACGGACTACTCGGGCTACGCGATCCTGAGGGTGTCCCTCCGCTGGCAGGGCAGGGACTTCCACGTGTTCAAGTACTTCA CTCGGAGCCTGGAGGACGATGACCCGCTGGGATTCTGGAGGTTCCGAGAGTTGACAGCGGACACTGGGCTCTACCTGGCAGCCCGGCACG GGGAGTGCGCCAAGCTCCTGAAGGAG GAGCTGATTTAG
- the LOC123645614 gene encoding beta-lactoglobulin isoform X1, whose protein sequence is MERGILGDRVGQQGWQLLGAAGVDQGQRAGGGAATLAMALARPPLLLLVLGLGLAGAQKTLEEVPVQPGFEAQKVEGRWLTLRLAASHGNLVSPADPLRLSLHSIRTGAGGDVEFLLLWRGAGVCGGENVTVHPTQLPGQYHGSCEYPAWASSRKDTRTPGAGRDTQGSPHVLLVLATGWGAGPGGWRGGVPRHPAGVPTVEGGSMHVRFVSTDYSNLILHVRFEDEEVTSLWVLLARRKLEDPQWLGKYLGYVEKFHLQEAPVSNIGGQCPPPQA, encoded by the exons ATGGAGCGTGGCATTTTGGGGGACCGGGTGGGACAGCAGGGCTGGCAGCTGCTTGGGGCTGCCGGAGTTGACCAGGGACAGAGAGCCGGCGGGGGAGCCGCCACCCTGGCCATGGCCCTGGCCAGACCACCTCTCCTGCTGCTGGTGCTGGGCCTAGGCCTGGCCGGCGCCCAGAAGACGCTAGAAGAAGTGCCGGTGCAGCCGGGCTTTGAGGCACAGAAG GTGGAGGGACGCTGGCTCACCCTTCGGCTGGCTGCCAGCCATGGAAACCTGGTGTCCCCGGCGGACCCCCTGAGGCTCTCTCTCCACTCCATCCGCACGGGGGCCGGTGGGGACGTGGAGTTCCTGCTGCTCTGGAG AGGAGCGGGGGTGTGTGGAGGAGAAAACGTCACTGTCCACCCTACCCAGCTGCCAGGCCAGTACCACGGCTCCTGTGAGTACCCAGCATGGGCGTCCTCCCGAAAGGACACACGGACACCCGGTGCTGGCCGTGACACCCAGGGGAGCCCACACGTCCTCTTGGTGCTGGCCACAGGGTGGGGGGCCGGGCctgggggatggaggggaggtGTCCCACGTCACCCAGCTGGGGTCCCCACAGTTGAGGGGGGCAGCATGCACGTCCGCTTTGTCAGCACCGACTACAGCAACCTCATCCTGCACGTGCGCTTCGAGGACGAGGAGGTCACCAGCCTGTGGGTGCTGCTGG CCAGAAGGAAGCTCGAGGACCCCCAGTGGCTGGGGAAGTACCTTGGGTACGTGGAGAAATTCCACCTGCAGGAAGCTCCGGTCTCCAACATAGGTG gCCAatgcccccctccccaggcctag
- the LCN10 gene encoding epididymal-specific lipocalin-10 isoform X1: protein MHMWGPGVRAVRSESLAASMGPLGTWRPLPSPDPASLQPSPGQTPTMGRAQGDVKVTSSLAGRGERVRMRPGPPVLLLALALALAAGPPSQEWSPREAHTLNWNKLSGFWYILAVATDAQGFLPAKDKRKLGAAVLRVHKRGQLKVVVAFNRPQGCQSQEVTLRKDRKKAVFRNTCLGRPRAQGCRPHGLPPTGVSSSERGEGLPRAVHRLQLRPGLPPAGPGSPHPQDPAALPQTERVKLPESERIHGQVRHLGAQRGRCHSPKRRDLCTHHPAVRSSILCSFDLWSSQTPGVLFQMTGLQFSGC, encoded by the exons ATGCACATGTGGGGACCTGGGGTCAGGGCAGTGAGGAGTGAGTCTCTGGCAGCCTCGATGGGGCCTCTGGGCACGTGGCGGCCCCTGCCAAGCCCAGACCCCgcctccctccagcccagcccaggccagaCACCCACCATGGGGCGGGCACAGGGAGATGTAAAGGTGACGTCCAGCCTGGCTGGCCGAGGAGAAAGGGTGAGGATGAGGCCGGGGCCACCGGTCCTGCTGTTGGCGCTGGCGCTGGCCCTGGCTGCGGGGCCCCCGTCGCAGGAGTGGTCCCCCAGGGAGGCCCACACCCTCAACTGGAACAAG CTTTCAGGCTTCTGGTACATTCTGGCTGTCGCCACGGACGCACAGGGGTTCTTGCCAGCCAAAGACAAAAGGAAGCTGGGGGCGGCTGTGCTGCGGGTGCACAAGAGGGGCCAGCTCAAGGTGGTTGTCGCCTTTAACCG GCCGCAGGGGTGCCAGTCCCAGGAGGTGACCCTGAGGAAGGACAGGAAGAAGGCCGTGTTCAGGAATACCT GCCTCGGGCGCCCCAGGGCTCAGGGCTGCAGACCGCACGGCCTCCCACCCACGGGGGTCTCTTCCAGTGAGAGGGGTGAAGGCCTTCCACGTGCTGTCCACCGACTACAGCTACGGCCTGGTCTACCTCCAGCTGGGCCGGGCAGCCCGCACCCACAGGACCCTGCTGCTCTTCC ACAGACAGAACGTGTCAAGCTTCCAGAGTCTGAAAGAATTCATGGACAAGTGCGACATCTTGGCGCTCAGCGAGGCCGCTGTCATTCTCCCAAAAGACG CGACCTGTGCACACACCATCCTGCCGTGAGATCCAGCATCCTCTGCTCTTTTGACTTGTGGTCCTCCCAGACCCCAGGAGTGTTGTTCCAGATGACAGGTCTTCAGTTCAGTGGCTGTTGA
- the LOC123645614 gene encoding beta-lactoglobulin isoform X3: MERGILGDRVGQQGWQLLGAAGVDQGQRAGGGAATLAMALARPPLLLLVLGLGLAGAQKTLEEVPVQPGFEAQKVEGRWLTLRLAASHGNLVSPADPLRLSLHSIRTGAGGDVEFLLLWRGAGVCGGENVTVHPTQLPGQYHGSSPTTATSSCTCASRTRRSPACGCCWPEGSSRTPSGWGSTLGTWRNSTCRKLRSPT; encoded by the exons ATGGAGCGTGGCATTTTGGGGGACCGGGTGGGACAGCAGGGCTGGCAGCTGCTTGGGGCTGCCGGAGTTGACCAGGGACAGAGAGCCGGCGGGGGAGCCGCCACCCTGGCCATGGCCCTGGCCAGACCACCTCTCCTGCTGCTGGTGCTGGGCCTAGGCCTGGCCGGCGCCCAGAAGACGCTAGAAGAAGTGCCGGTGCAGCCGGGCTTTGAGGCACAGAAG GTGGAGGGACGCTGGCTCACCCTTCGGCTGGCTGCCAGCCATGGAAACCTGGTGTCCCCGGCGGACCCCCTGAGGCTCTCTCTCCACTCCATCCGCACGGGGGCCGGTGGGGACGTGGAGTTCCTGCTGCTCTGGAG AGGAGCGGGGGTGTGTGGAGGAGAAAACGTCACTGTCCACCCTACCCAGCTGCCAGGCCAGTACCACGGCTCCT CACCGACTACAGCAACCTCATCCTGCACGTGCGCTTCGAGGACGAGGAGGTCACCAGCCTGTGGGTGCTGCTGG CCAGAAGGAAGCTCGAGGACCCCCAGTGGCTGGGGAAGTACCTTGGGTACGTGGAGAAATTCCACCTGCAGGAAGCTCCGGTCTCCAACATAG